The following DNA comes from Astatotilapia calliptera chromosome 6, fAstCal1.2, whole genome shotgun sequence.
ATTTGGAGTATGAACTTTTTCAGCCTCTGCAGTGGGAAAAAGGTCTGAGAACCACTGAGCTTGTTAATAATTGTAGCTTTGCTGCTCTACACTTCCCATACAACACCTGTTCAAACTGTCTTGAGATTACAGTCTTCTTTCCTAGCCCCTGGGCTAGAGCTATTACTAGTTCTCCAGTTGTCAATCCCTTATTTTTGCAAGCCTAGCAAAGTATAAGCAGGTGAAACCAGCCGTAGGTGGTGTAGCTCCAGGGTTAGAAAACTTTTCCTCCCTgttatagattttatttttatgtttttttaacattagaACATTAATGTGTTCCATTTCATGCACGAGTTGGAGCTTATTCCGTTGAGTGTACTTTTTTACATAAGCACTGgcacagtgtgtgtttgcaacCTGAGCTGTCAGAGTCTTACTGTTGTTTTAAGTCTTCTTCCTTTGTAATAAAGTCTCTGAGAAGCTGTGGAGCCCCAGAGCCTTAGAAATAGCCTTGTAACATTTCTAAGACTGATGTCTTTCAATCGCCCTCTTCCTCATTGTGTCTGGAGAGCTTTAGATTTTGATATTGTGTTCTTCTAGGCGATCTTTCAGCATACTTAAGTGTAGCCACGGCCCTTTAGCTGAGGTCCTGTTTTGAAGCCTTATTGTGAGCTTTTTTACCGTCACCATCCTGTTTAGTTAAATCACGAGTGAGAAGTGGATCTGACTAAGAAAATGAGGACACTCAATACGCTTAAGTTAGCATCTTGTCAGTTAAAGTAGTTCTGTGCTAAATCGTACCCTATTTCCATTTTAGGACTATAAGTTGTAAATTATATGTGCTATAATGTGTATAATCTGTTGTATTAAATgtgacttaaaataaaaaatgtgactttttaaatgtatttttattgagGTTATAGATCAAATGAGCTGTAGGGCCTTTATTACAATTAgaatttttgcaaaaaaaaatttataatttGGGGGTTAACTAAGAGGGCAAATAAGCCTACTTCTCCATACAAGCTGTAATGATTCAATGTTACGAGTGTTGTCCCGCAGTTTTACTATTAGTCTGTTCTAACAAAGCCCAGATAACCTTTTTTGCTTATGGAAATACAGGCATCCTTTAAAACTTGTGTTTTGTGACTACTCAGGTTGCTTTTTTTTATGCTAAATTCTGTTTGAATATTTGATGCAATTTATTTTGAGATGTGAGCAGAAAAACTGGtgtcatttgtgttttgttaatTACCCaacacaaaaatgtgtttttcgtTTTCTGTCCTTCAGCACCCTTGTGCTCGCCCATTGCCAACTCATCTTTTCTCGTCTTCTGCCTTAGATGTCTTTTATCTCTCTCTACATTTTgctacagtttgtttttattatgctGATGAATCAGAAAAACTAACAGCACCAGGGGAAGACTGAAGGAGTAGTCAGTCTTGTGCCTTGGTTGCTTGATTTTTCTCGTCCGACGTCCTTGCCCGCCTCTTACCTTTTCAATCCCACTCTTCGTTCTAACCTCACTCTCTCGTTTACTTCACTGTTTTCTAACACAACTTATTCCTTCATTGAGCACTTTCTCCATATTGCTTCCTTTCCaactttccctctctctgtgtcacACTGTAACTTCACATGAACTGTTGGATAATCCCACTAACTGGAACACTTCAACAAATTGGACGATTATTTTTGACAGATTCTCTCCTTCTCATCACACTCTTCTTGCTTCCCTTCTTGTTGTGTCAAAATGTTCGGATGTAGACTGCCTTGATATCCTAGATTCCTTATTCTCCAGTTCTTCTTTCCGCCTCTTCGCTACTTATCTCCTCCCGTCTTTGCCAAGATTCTTCAGACCACTGGTTTTTCTCCTAATCTTTTATATCATGATGCTTGATGACTGTTTCTACTGTTTTCTATTGTTCGTGTTTGCAGAAGTCAACATTTTCTGTACTGAAATCAGGAGGTATTATTTTATTAGATGTATAACTCTGACAGGCACAGGAAGCAGATTTGTGCAAAGCATATTCAAAGGCTTATGCCTTGTAGATTAATATACAGAACTGTGTACTCTCTGAAATCTGTCACCATTCTTTCATCCTGTGTCATACTGATTATACTGTTAGTCTCATGAGTAcgtctttttttcctgtttgcttcTGATTGTTGCAGAAACAGCGTATTGCCGTGTCATCTGGCAAATAACTGTATACATCAACAGTGTGCTATGCAAAAACCGTTTGATCCATAGCCTATCTGATATCATCTATGTTCCTCAAATTCCACATTGAGACTTATTAGGACTGCAGCCATTACTGGGGTCACTAACATTTAAACTACTTAGTTAATGCAGAATTCCATTCAGTTCAGTTATATTTACATAGCACTAACTCAgtgtgctttatattgcaaggtaagGACTCAACCATCAGGCATTTACCTGGCAGCAACACTCGGCAACAGTGGGACAAAAGAACTCCTTTTCAACATGAAGATTCCCAGCACAACCAAACTCATCAGGGACAGGTTATGggatgaggggaaagagaagagggaaaaaaaggagagcaTAGAGACACaaggacaaaacacaaactgtgggAGAAAAGACTGCATTTCATGGCGTTTACTAGCTGAAGGAAGTCAttttcagtgcatcatgggtcATCTTCCAGCAGCATAAGGCAGATTAACAAAGGGATAGGTCAGCGTCACCTGCTGTAGCCCTCACTATGTGCTTCTTCAaaaggaaaaatagaaaaattgtAATCCTGCTTTTACGAGTAGAGAGCGTGTCTGTTTCCCAAATACAAGCTGGGAGATGGTTCCATAGGAGAGCGGTCAGATAACCTAAGACTCTGcctcctgttttacttttaaaactctaggaaccacaagcaAACATGCTGTGTGGGAGCCAAATGCTCTGTTTAAATAATGTGATTCTATGAGGTTTCTAtgttgtttgacttttttttaaaactttgtatATCAGGAGAAGTTTATTACATTCAATTCAAGATTTTTAGGGGCAAAAACAATAATCccagctttgttttattttagaagTGAAAGGTTATAGGTCATCCAGACCTTTGTGTCTTTAAGACATCCATTCACGTGAAGTATtcatttttctgcctttttagaTAATAACagctgggtatcatctgcataataGTGAACATGTATCCAGTGTTTTATGATAACATGACTTCAGGGAAGCATGTTTAATATAAAATTCATTGCTTTCAGCACAGAGCTCTGTGGACGACTGGAATTTAGAAGGAAAGGGCAAATTCAGCTATGTTTTAATTGCCACCAGTCGtcaatatttgctttttttttatttttaaaaggcttttaATGATCTCATCTACAAGGAACTTGCAAATGCCTTTCCAGCAATATTAAATAGGGTCCAGCATAAGGTTCTATTTTGCTGCCTTTTTTGGTATACTTTGCTGTCCATTTCATCAAAATGTGTCTCAGTTTTGTATGAGTCAGATGATTGTTGGGACCAGATCATCTGCACTGGTCTTTTAAATAGGCTTTGCCTGATATGTTTTGGTTTCATTTCCCAAAATCAAGCAAAATGGGCCACACTGTGAGTTCTGAATTAATAACCAAGTGTTACCAGCAGAGGGTGAACATCATGGTCAATGCAGACATCCATTTCCCTCTATTTTATTGTGACACGACATGTGAGGGCACCAACTATAAACACATGTTCCCCAAATGGACTGTGAAACAGTATCTGGTTGGAATTAGAATAGAAGAATCAGAGAGCCAACAAAgagcaatgacaataaagcgaAATTATGGGTGCTCCACGGCAACTGTGCAggactaaaaaaaatacaaatagtaAAGACATCAGGAATAATTTCAGTCAGTTGTGGGTAACTGAAGACACTACAGTAGAGTACTTGTTTTTATTGGGTGCCCTTGTAATGCAGTGTTTGCATTCAACAAAGTGGATGGCATGCTAGATTAATAAGAAGAACTGTGGTGTCCAAAGCTAATCATGAGAAAAGGTAAGCCCTTGCTTTTGTGGTGTAGCTGGAAGTaccacattttaatttaaaccaTGCTTGTAACTAACTCAGGCAGCAAAGGAGCTGTGCTAAAACAATCTTTGAAATCAGCTTGTAAACATATTAGAGGTGCCATTAATAACTGCTCAGACAGTATCTGTTTAAGAAAATCAAATAGTGAGTGAAAAGGGCCAACAAAAGACCAAAAACggaaatgtttttgcatttgatGTCAAATAGCATTGGATACTGGCAGATAATAATAGCTCTAAGGTGAAATGCTGAAGGTTGTACCTGTGTTTGTGAAATACATCTGCCTCTATTTCATTCAGTCAGTTTATCTGCTTGTCATCTCGTGTCTCGCAAACTAATTTGACAGCTCAATCTTGAAAGCCTGCTGGAGCAGTTGTTGTGtctaatgtgtttcttttttgtttcgtGTCTCTCAGGAGGCCCTCCTGATGTTGGCAAAATGCTTGGTggagaggaaaaggaagagGACCCTGATGCAGCgaaaaaagaggaggagagacaggaGGCACtgaggcagcaggaggaggagaggaaggacaAATATGCCAAGATGGAGGCTGAGAGGGAATCGATGAGACAAGGCATCAGAGATAAggtataatgaaaaaaatggattttgCTCTGTGGCTAGCTAAGGTAGTCATAAagtaaaatttacagttttcaaCCCAACAAACAGAACTATAGTAAGTCAGTCAGTCTTGTAAGGAAAACAACcaccaaaacaaagacaataaagaaaCAATTAATGTAGAATTAAATAATGTCATACAATGAGCACTGCTTACTGCGCGAGAGATGCATATGGGCAAAAAACTTGGATTTTTAGAAGCCattctctcttttgtttttcacgtACCTTCTAAAGGCTTCTCATCTTGGTGGCTTGACAGCACaactgtttatttatatatatataaaaaacttgtttaaaataGACTACCGTGACATTGTTGTGCTTGCTTTGTGCTATTTTTAAAGCTCTCGTACCCATGAAATAGATCAGTAGATCAGGAAGGAGCTGTAGAGAAGTAAAAAGCTGTTGAAAAATGAGATGAGATTAGATTGATTTAGAAACAGTAATGGTAGCCAGGATACAATTGAAGCTACATTATACATTATTAGGCCATTATTTGGACGTTTGTCTTTGTTCCATGATTACACACTGTATTTCTTTTATACAAACTAGTCAGGGCTGTAGAGACGCTGAAACTGCAGTGGCTGCAGTGTAACCACTTCACTGCAGTGTGAAAGGCAGGCAGTCTGTGGGTGGGACAGGTCTGAAGGGAATAGCCCACTGTGAATCAGCGGGTTGAAAAGCAGCACTCCTCCCTTGGTTCGTCACCTCGTCTATACTTCTTAAGTTCTCCCGGAGGAAAACAAAGAGTGAGGAACAGCTCCTAAAGTGCTTGTCACCAAAAGGATACTGTCAGTTTCCTCCACAGCTTCATTCCTTTGTGCCAGATTGTGTGAAAAATGCCCACACTATGTCCATGTCCTTGCTGGAGCATGTCAAAGCTAGCAGTGTCACATGCATAGCTGCTTTATTTTATGATTACCAAATTACTTGACTGACATTTGTCAACCAGAAATGGCATCTTACAAATGTAGTGTGTAGGCGTCTATAAAAATGTGATTCACAAGAAGCACTCACTCTTTAAAAAGCTGGCTGACAGCGCAATAATACTTCTTTTTCCATGATGTTttgattgaaacatgttttttttttaaatggatgctttttttttctttgtgtgcttttgtcAAATACAAATTTgcaatgtattttttgtctgagcTCTTATCAGCAaacttgtgtttctgtttcaacTCTAGTATGGCTTGAAAAAGCGTGAAGAGGCCGAGGctgaggcagcagctgcccaagAAGAGTCTGCAGCGGGCAGCTTGACTAGACCTAAGAAGGCTGTGCCAGCTGGCTGtggtgatgaggaggaggaagaaagcaTCATGGACACAGTGATGAAATACCTGCCAGGCCCACTGCAAGACATGCTCAAGAAGTAAGCTAGGTAGCTAGCTAACACTATCTAGCTTAGTTCACAGGCTACAGTtactttaatttagtttttctcatttttcaaacACATCTAAACAAATAACATGAAGTTACATTTTGGCAAGGTGTTATGTTGTTTGGCAAGTCAAGGTTTTGTGATGAAGAAATGCACCAACAGTGTGAACTGCAGCCATTGGACTAAGCTAGGCTGGCTTACCGGCCATGTGAACGTTAGTTATGTTAGAAAGCTAACAGCAAGCAGAGGGCAAAGACAAATCTTAGACGATTTATCCTTCTAGTCTGAGAAGTTTTAAACTCCCTTTTCTGTCCCCTGCAAGGGATGCAAAAGCTTTCTTGCACCACTGGAAAATAATACCCTTGTACACCATATTCATTCAGTTTGTACATAAATAAGGCAGTGCATAACAACCCTCCATGTGggcaaaaaaacaatcaaaaatattatatattaaaaatattattctgTATGTctgtctttaaaagaaaaaaagtaataacTTGATAagccatattttaaaaaggaa
Coding sequences within:
- the cplx2a gene encoding complexin 2, like, producing MNFVMKAALGGGPPDVGKMLGGEEKEEDPDAAKKEEERQEALRQQEEERKDKYAKMEAERESMRQGIRDKYGLKKREEAEAEAAAAQEESAAGSLTRPKKAVPAGCGDEEEEESIMDTVMKYLPGPLQDMLKK